One Pochonia chlamydosporia 170 chromosome 5, whole genome shotgun sequence DNA segment encodes these proteins:
- a CDS encoding Cu/Zn superoxide dismutase-related protein (similar to Metarhizium acridum CQMa 102 XP_007815857.1), with amino-acid sequence MRFSTLLVAGFAALTQATDAPIVNNNPNTIYNAVLPQEAFYHGKLNGNIRGSVRASRGPDGKGVKYKVHFENLPKEGGPFIYHVHANPVPSDGNCTKTLAHLDPYHRGEDPPCDASRPNTCQVGDLSGKFGHIVGGPFRAEYIDPYSSLIEGTDAYIGSRSIVVHFANKTRITCANFERASGCAA; translated from the exons ATGCGTTTCTCAACTCTCCTCGTCGCCGGGTTTGCTGCCCTCACCCAAGCCACTGATGCccccatcgtcaacaacaaccccaacaccATCTACAATGCTGTCCTACCCCAGGAGGCCTTCTACCACGGCAAGCTGAACGGCAATATCCGCGGCTCTGTGCGTGCGTCTCGCGGCCCTGACGGCAAGGGCGTCAAGTACAAGGTTCACTTTGAAAACCTTCCCAAGGAAGGCGGCCCATTCA TCTACCACGTCCACGCCAATCCCGTCCCGTCAGACGGCAACTGCACCAAGACCCTCGCCCATCTCGATCCCTACCACCGCGGCGAGGACCCCCCCTGCGATGCCAGCAGACCGAACACCTGCCAGGTCGGTGACCTGAGCGGCAAGTTCGGCCATATTGTGGGCGGTCCGTTCCGCGCAGAGTACATCGATCCGTATAGCTCCTTGATCGAGGGGACGGATGCGTACATCGGGAGCAGGTCGATTGTGGTGCATTTTGCGAATAAGACGCGGATTACGTGTGCTAATTTTGAGAGGGCTTCGGGTTGTGCTGCTTGA
- a CDS encoding beta-lactamase domain-containing protein (similar to Colletotrichum gloeosporioides Nara gc5 XP_007280161.1), whose protein sequence is MSQQSESNKAGKLKTLRILNPYPNIYAYYDGRTGHRYHSDKPNWLDNGAFTLGVASYSIICNDEALIFDAHITVQHAAAVLRHVHSLGITKVSVVYSHAHTDHIAGARAFKDCTIISSEGTASRIEKNREKLSGIDPPIDAVVPDKTFSGQLDLQIGHVHVELHSFNIHTSDSIILWIPSLRLLFAGDTLEDTATYIAEAANLPLHQKELQRMKASFAIDKILPAHGDPDRIAGGGYDVSFIDATVRYIAAMTEHVEEPVAWRKSLREVVAEDVGSGSLIYYEQYEEVHKENVDAIRAVRKNA, encoded by the coding sequence ATGAGCCAACAATCTGAATCAAACAAAGCTGGGAAGCTGAAAACCCTCCGCATCCTCAACCCCTACCCAAACATCTACGCATACTACGACGGCCGAACAGGCCATCGGTACCACTCAGACAAACCAAACTGGCTCGACAACGGCGCCTTCACCCTCGGCGTAGCAAGCTACTCTATAATTTGCAACGACGAAGCACTCATATTTGACGCTCACATCACCGTCCAGCATGCCGCCGCAGTGTTACGCCACGTCCACAGTCTAGGCATCACCAAAGTAAGCGTAGTGTACAGCCATGCGCACACCGACCACATTGCTGGAGCGCGAGCCTTCAAAGACTGCACCATCATAAGCAGCGAAGGCACAGCATCACGAATTGAGAAGAACCGGGAGAAACTGAGTGGAATTGACCCGCCCATTGATGCCGTGGTTCCGGACAAGACCTTCTCGGGGCAATTGGACTTGCAAATTGGGCATGTGCACGTTGAACTACACAGTTTCAATATCCACACTTCAGACTCTATTATCCTTTGGATACCTAGTTTGCGGCTGTTATTTGCGGGCGATACCCTTGAAGATACGGCTACGTATATCGCTGAGGCGGCAAACCTACCGCTTCATCAGAAGGAGCTGCAGCGCATGAAGGCTTCCTTTGCGATTGACAAGATCCTTCCTGCGCATGGGGATCCGGATCGCATTGCGGGAGGAGGGTATGATGTCTCCTTTATAGATGCTACGGTTAGGTATATCGCTGCTATGACGGAGCATGTGGAGGAGCCGGTTGCGTGGAGGAAGTCGTTGCGGGAGGTTGTTGCGGAGGATGTGGGGAGTGGTAGTTTGATCTACTATGAGCAGTATGAGGAGGTGCATAAAGAGAATGTAGATGCCATTAGAGCGGTACGAAAGAATGCTTAG
- a CDS encoding fungal specific transcription factor domain-containing protein (similar to Trichoderma reesei QM6a XP_006967005.1) — translation MSADIHMSPVTGAPRRKNGRQQACEPCRRRKVACDHRMPVCSRCRRGRIPERCVYVTSERQALTPLSPSPSCCKSPAVAKTPDLTVDSTVNAPRPDGSTGFLGATSFPAFYQGSQSTPLGPESQTSLQQPSDDVYSRAECTPRALLDLAVRTLQSIPDQTSAEALIEVDSSAHDGWCRLVGERLHASLWSVFGNYLNGERNDASMMHLATKINENTTKAFKEHEADPDEWIKSFSGPALRWEALGHLFVYWSYGARGIQEVCISSRCKDIQASGALELMKRYKICASWCMELSRVARTSNTLLVYLAFKHCQLESHFSGETSVEYWKTHGEIISLATYMGLHASPDTSPNNCSVSVQMHRRLFAAIFSHDKTAATFTGRPPFLSRRFVSTPLPLDIGDEELLCNWKREDSQHLPPDINGWNTNGKIHGVTFPRSRAALAFIRDEILEFALQGQQYCVDNVKTLTNLRERAKNVMAGIPPAMIHRPEDMTCKTGINKRDIVNKLRLRLDHLQNIFLIERLLSKEGDQDCGCDLFDTSLEMISLALILWTHQKRVDYPETCLDWLVMSYAAPAGGVLCVQLLKCGTTTAKKAVIIEKLSMLVSFLDWVAPTAPNYAIGKGVQQAVRRTIEQSLERPAQGTAEDVQNIGSYWAAEAMEDFDGIFNFDLLDTFDWLRPEVMSGNVI, via the exons ATGTCTGCGGATATCCACATGTCACCCGTCACCGGCGCGCCGAGGAGAAAGAATGGGAGACAGCAAGCGTGTGAACCATGTCGACGCAGAAAGGTCGCCTGTGACCACAGAATGCCCGTCTGCTCGAGATGCAGACGCGGTCGAATTCCCGAAAGATGCGTCTACGTTACGTCAGAGCGTCAAGCGCTAACTCCCTTGTCGCCGAGCCCGAGTTGCTGCAAGTCACCGGCTGTGGCCAAGACCCCAGACCTAACAGTTGACAGTACAGTCAATGCACCTCGCCCGGATGGAAGCACAGGTTTCTTGGGGGCGACGAGTTTCCCGGCCTTCTATCAAGGATCTCAGAGCACGCCGTTGGGACCAGAGTCTCAGACATCCTTACAGCAACCATCTGACGATGTCTACTCGAGAGCCGAATGTACGCCGAGGGCTCTGCTTGACCTGGCCGTTCGGACTCTACAGAGTATTCCAGATCAGACGTCAGCAGAGGCGTTGATAGAAGTCGACTCTAGTGCGCACGATGGATGGTGTCGACTTGTTGGAGAGAGGTTGCATGCGTCCCTGTGGTCTGTGTTTGGAAACTATCTCAATGGTGAAAGGAACGACGCCTCCATGATGCATCTTGCAACAAAGATTAATGAGAATACGACCAAAGCATTCAAAGAGCATGAAGCTGACCCTGATGAATGGATCAAGTCATTTTCAGGACCGGCCCTGCGCTGGGAGGCCTTGGGCCATTTGTTTGTTTACTGGTCATACGGGGCGAGGGGGATACAGGAAGTTTGCATTTCAAGCAGGTGCAAGGATATACAGGCCAGCGGTGCGCTCGAATTAATGAAGAGGTATAAGATTTGCGCATCGTGGTGTATGGAGTTGAGTCGGGTTGCTAGAACTAGCAATACGTTGCTGGTATATCTCGCATTCAAGCATTGTCAGCTGGAGTCGCATTTTTCCGGGGAAACCA GCGTAGAGTACTGGAAGACACATGGCGAGATTATTTCATTGGCAACGTATATGGGGCTCCATGCCTCGCCTGACACATCCCCCAACAACTGTTCCGTATCGGTGCAGATGCATCGCAGGTTGTTTGCTGCAATATTTAGTCATGACAAGACAGCTGCAACATTTACTGGGAGACCACCCTTTCTCAGCCGCCGATTTGTATCAACACCACTCCCACTCGACATTGGAGACGAGGAGCTGCTTTGTAACTGGAAGAGGGAAGATTCGCAGCATCTCCCGCCAGATATAAATGGATGGAACACAAATGGCAAAATTCACGGCGTAACTTTCCCAAGGTCGAGAGCCGCGCTGGCATTTATTAGGGACGAGATCTTGGAATTTGCATTGCAAGGCCAACAGTACTGCGTGGACAACGTAAAGACTTTGAC AAACCTGAGAGAACGAGCGAAGAATGTCATGGCCGGTATTCCACCAGCGATGATCCATAGACCCGAAGACATGACATGTAAAACAGGCATTAATAAGCGAGACATTGTCAATAAGCTGCGGCTCCGGCTCGATCATCTTCAGAATATCTTCCTGATCGAGCGACTATTAAGCAAAGAAGGTGACCAGGATTGTGGTTGCGATCTATTCGACACGAGTCTCGAAATGATTTCCCTAGCTCTTATTCTCTGGACGCACCAAAAGCGCGTCGACTATCCCGAAACATGCCTCGACTGGCTCGTCATGTCCTAcgcagcaccagcaggtGGTGTGTTATGTGTCCAGCTGTTGAAATGCGGCACAACAACGGCAAAAAAGGCCGTTATTATCGAGAAATTAAGTATGCTTGTCAGCTTTCTTGACTGGGTTGCGCCGACGGCTCCAAACTATGCTATTGGGAAGGGCGTTCAACAAGCTGTGCGGCGGACTATTGAGCAATCGTTGGAAAGGCCGGCTCAAGGAACAGCTGAGGATGTGCAAAATATAGGTTCGTACTGGGCAGCGGAGGCGATGGAAGATTTTGATGGTATTTTTAATTTCGACTTGTTGGATACCTTTGACTGGTTGAGGCCTGAGGTCATGAGTGGTAATGTAATATAG
- a CDS encoding MFS multidrug transporter (similar to Talaromyces marneffei ATCC 18224 XP_002144495.1), with amino-acid sequence MAVTVFTLSVFIGPMVAPFIGGFILSSHLGWRWTQYLSGILASAAAVLNFLFVRESYPPIILSQKAAELRRRTKNWAIHAKQEEVEVDFKELLERNFTRPLHMLAVEPIVLLISLYSSFIYGLLYLFLTAYPVIFQGVYGMKPGVSGLPELGVVIGCLCTGVVMILRLPVYRRKLERNENIPIPEWRLPEAMFGGIIFAGGMFWLGWAGYRSQVHWIVPTIGGAVAGFGISMVFLQAFNYLIDSYLMLAASALAANTFLRSLFGGISPLFASYMFKGMGINWALTLLGCVASLFSLVPFVFYFKGPRIRQISRYTPKININVPASTPEEKV; translated from the exons ATGGCT GTCACTGTGTTCACGCTCTCCGTCTTCATTGGGCCGATGGTTGCCCCCTTCATCGGAGGGTTCATTTTGTCGAGCCATttgggttggagatggacgCAGTACTTGTCCGGAATATTGGCCTCGGCGGCTGCTGTGTTGAATTTCCTGTTTGTTCGAGAGTCATATCCGCCCATCATACTAAGCCAGAAAGCGGCAGAGCTACGCCGCCGAACAAAGAATTGGGCCATTCATGCTAagcaggaagaagttgaggtGGATTTTAAAGAGCTACTGGAGCGAAACTTTACACGCCCACTTCATATGCTGGCTGTTGAGCCTATCGTTCTTCTTATAAG TCTCTACTCTTCATTCATTTATGGGCTGCTCTATCTCTTTCTGACAGCTTATCCTGTCATATTTCAAGGAGTATACGGCATGAAGCCAGGAGTCAGTGGGCTTCCAGAACTAGGCGTCGTCATAGGCTGTTTGTGTACTGGCGTCGTCATGATTCTCCGTCTGCCCGTATATCGGAGAAAACTGGAGAGAAACGAAAATATACCCATACCCGAATGGCGCTTACCAGAGGCCATGTTCGGGGGTATCATCTTCGCCGGCGGTATGTTCTGGCTCGGATGGGCTGGATACCGTAGCCAAGTCCACTGGATTGTACCAACCATTGGAGGCGCCGTAGCAGGATTTGGTATTTCCATGGTGTTTCTGCAGGCATTCAATTACCTAATTGATTCCTACCTGATG CTTGCGGCATCAGCTCTCGCAGCCAACACCTTCTTGCGATCACTGTTTGGGGGAATTTCCCCGCTATTCGCCTCGTACATGTTTAAAGGAATGGGAATTAATTGGGCACTGACTTTGTTGGGATGCGTTGCCTCGCTCTTTTCTCTGGTGCCATTTGTGTTCTACTTTAAAGGTCCGAGGATCAGACAAATAAGTAGATACACACCAAAGATCAACATTAATGTGCCAGCTTCGACACCAGAAGAGAAGGTATAG
- a CDS encoding 2OG-Fe(II) oxygenase family oxidoreductase (similar to Beauveria bassiana ARSEF 2860 XP_008597002.1), translating to MSSKDYCVANIPLVKYEKLLTRDPVEMTRLFDACEQWGFFYLSLDTEQMTDYTFNVTALFGAAKEYFAQPLEEKLKDMSKDIQVYNICGYKPMGSLGLDEGNMRQKSNGSENLRVPIDLFYNPRAQPRLSFPRGMQKHEVQFASFIKQSREVAMKILESLSDHLGLESDQRFESFHRVDEISTSSAVLQHYPRTNLPEGTSAGHFAHTDTGSITVLFNTEWGLQVFSPRTDNWEYVPPRDGCAIVNVGDSLKFISHSKLKSSLHRVIPSSPHWVCESRYAAIFFLRASNSVQFTDTEGIRWTGASWLEAKFQNYRRAHSEQEKNTISTGKLDFSGLWDGAENGALLRGS from the exons ATGTCAAGCAAAGACTATTGCGTTGCAAACATTCCCTTGGTCAAATATGAGAAATTGCTGACCAGGGATCCTGTTGAAATGACAAGGCTCTTTGATGCATGTGAGCAATGGGGCTTCTTCTACCTCAGCCTAGATACCGAGCAAATGACGGATTATACTTTCAACGTTACTGCCCTCTTCGGAGCCGCGAAAGAATATTTCGCACAACCCCTGGAGGAGAAATTGAAAGACATGAGTAAAGATATACAAGTTTACAACATCTGCGG CTATAAGCCTATGGGCAGCCTGGGGTTGGACGAAGGCAATATGAGACAGAAAAGCAATGGCTCGGAGAACTTACGC GTTCCAATAGATCTATTCTATAATCCCAGGGCACAGCCAAGGCTCTCTTTCCCCCGGGGAATGCAGAAGCACGAGGTGCAGTTCGCCAGCTTTATAAAGCAGTCTCGTGAAGTGGCCATGAAGATCTTGGAAAGTCTATCTGATCATTTGGGGCTTGAGAGTGACCAAAGATTTGAGAGCTTCCACAGGGTCGACGAGATTTCCACCTCATCAGCTGTGCTACAGCACTACCCCCGAACGAACCTCCCAGAGGGGACGAGTGCAGGGCACTTCGCCCACACTGACACAGGCAGCATTACAGTTCTTTTCAATACTGAATGGGGCTTACAAGTGTTCTCCCCTAGGACTGATAACTGGGAATATGTTCCTCCCCGGGACGGTTGCGCCATTGTCAACGTCGGCGACTCCCTCAAGTTCATCTCCCACTCCAAGCTTAAGTCAAGCCTGCACCGCGTCATCCCTTCAAGTCCACACTGGGTTTGTGAATCCAGATacgctgccatcttcttcttgcgcgCTAGCAATAGCGTTCAATTCACCGACACCGAGGGCATCCGCTGGACGGGGGCGTCTTGGCTGGAAGCCAAATTCCAGAATTATCGTCGAGCACACAgcgaacaagaaaagaataCCATTTCCACTGGAAAGCTGGACTTTAGTGGGCTTTGGGACGGAGCAGAGAATGGAGCCCTTTTGAGAGGTTCCTAA
- a CDS encoding oligopeptide transporter (similar to Neosartorya fischeri NRRL 181 XP_001257296.1), translating into MKCSSEPSRSPEKQANVQTAPVLEARFVQPGRDMPTAEDLLSLPRVCDKIPHTIFFVVVAEMAERFTYRSLTGPMQNYIQNPLHGSTHPGALGKGQATATAIGYFFTCWCYLTPILGAIVADSWLGRYKTILIGTITATVGVSVLFITSLPLSLENGAGFPGLVVALFIIGLGAGGIKSNVGPLVAEQYTGKNPHISLDARGRRVIIDPDITIQTIFSRYYWIMNLGACSGLIAVWLELKVGFWGTFLVPLCIYALAVMVLIWGRKKYVVRPPEGSIVPNAVRALWMGFKNSRTMDTAKPSYQEARAGASNIPWDDHFVEEIKIALTACRILSPFPLFWLCHGTSIGNVISLAGEMSTFGLPNDLLAGSVNPLSILILIPILSVTPQVLVFLRSKHVLSGYLPSDRFLYPALRRANIRFLPITRISFGFFFMAGAIALAAGLQSLVYSSPPESINFLWIFPIYILTAISEIFAFVTSMEYAYTKAPKSMKSLVASINLVLCAVGSLLGLAIAPTSTKPRVLVQFATLSGVMFVLAIAFYVVFSKYNKDEEKMNRVERQENRTDTIAP; encoded by the exons ATGAAGTGCTCTTCGGAACCTTCAAG AAGCCCTGAAAAGCAGGCCAATGTGCAAACGGCACCAGTCCTGGAAGCTCGTTTTGTTCAGCCAGGGAGAGACATGCCAACTGCAGAGGATTTGTTGTCTCTACCACGCGTTTGTGATAAAATTCCGCACACAATCTTCTTCGTAGTCGTGGCGGAGATGGCTGAGCGATTCACGTATCGATCCCTGACAGGTCCAATGC AAAATTACATCCAGAACCCGCTTCATGGGTCCACTCATCCTGGAGCTCTTGGAAAG GGACAAGCTACAGCCACCGCTATAGGATATTTCTTCACATGTTGGTGCTATCTAACGCCAATTCTTGGGGCCATCGTCGCAGATAGCTGGTTAGGCCGCTATAAGACGATTCTGATCGGAACTAT TACTGCCACCGTCGGCGTATCAGTGTTGTTCATCACGTCACTACCCCTCAGTCTGGAGAACGGTGCTGGATTTCCAGGACTCGTTGTTGCGTTGTTCATAATTGGACTAGG CGCTGGAGGAATCAAGAGCAACGTCGGCCCGCTCGTGGCAGAGCAATATACGGGAAAGAACCCTCATATTAGCCTTGACGCTCGTGGTCGGCGGGTAATTATCGACCCGGACATTACAATTCAGACGATATTCAGTCGCTACTACTG GATTATGAATCTTGGTGCTTGTTCAGGATTGATAGCAGTT TGGTTGGAGCTGAAAGTCGGCTTCTGGGGAACATTTTTAGTCCCGCTGTGTATCTACGCCCTGGCAGTCATGGTGTTGATTTGGGGCCGCAAGAAATACG TTGTGCGCCCACCGGAGGGCTCGATAGTACCAAACGCCGTCCGAGCACTCTGGATGGGTTTCAAAAATAGCAGAACCATGGACACTGCTAAGCCCTCATATCAGGAAGCGCGAGCTGGGGCATCCAACATACCGTGGGATGACCACTTTGTGGAGGAGATCAAGATTGCCTTGACTGCTTGTCGCATACT TTCACCATT TCCTTTGTTCTGGCTTTGTCATGGAACTTCCATTGGCAATGTGATTAGCTTGGCTGGCGAGATGAGCACTTTCGGTCTTCCAAATGATCTTT TGGCAGGAAGCGTCAATCCGTTGAGTATTCTCATTCTTATTCCGATCTTGTCAGTAACTCCCCAAGTACTCGTCTTCCTAAGATCAAAACACGTATTAAGTGGGTATCTACCTAGTGATCGTTTCTTGTATCCGGCATTACGTCGTGCCAATATCCGATTCTTACCGATTACGAGGATATCGTTCGGGTTCTTTTTCATGGCAGGCGCTATTGCCCTTGCGGCCGGGTTGCAGTCCT TGGTGTATTCCTCGCCGCCAGAGTCCATCAATTTCCTGTGGATATTTCCCATTTACATCCTCACGGCTATTTCTGAAATCTTCGCATTCGTCACCAGCATGGAATATGCCTACACAAAGGCCCCTAAATCGATGAAAAGCTTGGTGGCCTCCATTAACCTGGTCTTATGTGCGGTAGGTTCCCTTCTGGGGCTGGCAATTGCACCAACGTCGACGAAGCCCCGAGTTCTGGTTCAGTTCGCAACCCTCAGTGGAGTCATGTTTGTACTGGCAATTGCGTTTTATGTAGTGTTTTCTAAGTATAACAAAgatgaggagaagatgaacAGGGTCGAAAGACAAGAGAATCGTACCGACACTATCGCGCCTTAG